One part of the Humulus lupulus chromosome 9, drHumLupu1.1, whole genome shotgun sequence genome encodes these proteins:
- the LOC133799944 gene encoding uncharacterized protein LOC133799944 — MGLLYEFYDHRYLLQEKKRGKALDSVANFHLQNGEVYMSSEDDTQEMLFRLRQYLESSSASRSSRTIIDNLLFQRLAPQVNPVKVPLPSDNESDSDDSVRSYRTMAQQRTLKELAALNLDQQPLCIQYPSLDVNFEMKSGLIHLLPSFHGLPGEDLNKHLQEFRIVYSSMEPTVVTKEQIKLRAFPFSLKDTAKEWLYYLPPGTVETWNGMKTLFLEQHFPASKVSSGKRSVISEQLLIQYFYEGLQSLDRSMIDAASGGALVDKTPAAARSLISPMVQQLALGQQVRPCGICQVVGHATDTCPTLFEGETESVNAVGNFPGQLRQMYYEPFSQTYNLGWHDHPNLRYGNQQQVAPQSTSSRPPGFTLQQRSQNNFVPRPSQASQAAPPPSAKPSTEDLINALAINTLQFQQTTQASIKSLENQVGQLATSYNRLEAHLSNKLPSLPEMNPKENASAVTLRSGTQYDLPSPPMPSKLSSKPQVDCSVNEDFPPKPTTPTQLNPKPTFVIPPPFLSRLKKIKKEEVDKEILDTFRKVEVNIPLLDVIKQVSRYAKFLKELCTNKRKLRASINVMSLSIYASLNLGPLKETGVIIQLADRSNTYPKGVIEDVLVQVNEDESIPCSTPIFLGRPFMKTARTKIDVHDGTLTMEFDGETIRFNIFEAMSEFCLEVALRKHLVLTDEDFSHEIMDVITTFNSGFDKTFKNVAFLNLLISSEKLQPSIVQAPTLELKPLP; from the exons ATGGGTCTCTT ATATGAATTCTATGACCATAGGTACCTTTTGCAagagaaaaagagaggaaaaGCCCTTGATTCTGTAGCAAACTTTCACTTGCAGAATGGAGAA GTGTATATGTCTAGTGAAGATGATACCCAAGAAATGTTATTTAGGCTTAGACAATATCTTGAGTCATCGTCAGCTTCTCGTTCTTCAAGGACTATCATCGATAATCTTCTCTTTCAACGTCTTGCTCCACAAGTCAATCCTGTTAAAGTGCCATTACCGTCTGACAACGAATCTGATTCTGACGATTCAGTTCGATCCTATAGAACAATGGCCCAGCAAAGGACATTGAAAGAGTTGGCAGCGCTAAATCTTGACCAACAACCACTTTGCATCCAGTATCCATCGTTGGATGTAAACTTTGAGATGAAGTCGGGCCTTATCCACTTATTGCCTTCTTTCCATGGGTTGCCTGGTGAGGATCTGAATAAACATTTGCAGGAGTTTCGTATTGTCTATTCTAGTATGGAACCTACTGTAGTGACTAAAGAACAAATTAAGCTGCgagcttttcctttctccctaAAGGATACAGCTAAAGAGTGGTTGTACTATCTTCCACCTGGTACTGTTGAAACCTGGAATGGTATGAAGACTTTGTTCCTGGAACAACATTTTCCAGCATCTAAAGTATCATCAGGAAAGAGATCTGTG ATAAGTGAACAGCTCCTCATTCAgtacttttatgaaggattacaatCACTGGATAGGAGTATGATTGATGCAGCCAGTGGGGGTGCACTAGTTGATAAGACTCCTGCTGCAGCTAGGAGCTTGATTTCTCCAA TGGTACAACAACTAGCTTTAGGCCAACAGGTGAGGCCATGTGGAATCTGTCAAGTTGTGGGGCATGCTACTGATACTTGCCCTACTCTATTTGAGGGAGAAACTGAGAGTGTTAATGCTGTAGGAAATTTCCCTGGTCAATTACGTCAGATGTACTATGAACCCTTTTCACAAACTTATAATCTAGGCTGGCATGATCATCCAAATCTTCGttatgggaatcaacaacaagTTGCTCCGCAGTCTACATCTTCGAGACCACCTGGTTTCACTTTGCAACAACgttctcaaaataattttgtaCCTAGACCATCACAAGCATCGCaagctgctccaccaccaagtgcCAAACCCTCTACTGAGGATTTAATCAATGCACTTGCTATAAATACTCTTCAGTTTCAGCAAACCACCCAAGCTTCCATCAAAAGTTTGGAGAATCAGGTGGGACAATTAGCAACATCATATAATAGGTTGGAAGCTCATCTGTCTAATAAATTGCCTTCACTACCTGAGATGAATCCCAAGGAGAATGCTAGTGCAGTAACTTTGCGAAGCGGGACACAATATGATCTACCTAGTCCTCCAATGCCCAGTAAATTGTCATCCAAGCCACAAGTTGATTGCTCAGTTAATGAAGATTTTCCTCCAAAGCCAACCACCCCTACACAACTAAACCCTAAGCCTACTTTTGTCATCCCACCTCCATTCCTAAGCAGACTAAAGAAGATtaaaaaggaagaggttgacaaggaaATTCTTGATACATTTCGAAAGGTAGAAGTGAATATTCCTCTTCTTGATGTTATTAAACAAGTGTCGCGCTATGCCAAGTTTTTGAAAGAGTTGTGCACTAATAAGCGTAAATTGAGGG CCTCTATCAATGTCATGTCATTATCCATTTATGCTTCATTGAATCTCGGTCCACTTAAAGAAACAGGGGTAATTATTCAACTTGCTGATAGGTCGAATACTTATCCCAAGGGTGTAATAGAAGATGTTTTAGTTCAAGTTAATGAAGATGAATCTATTCCATGCTCCACTCCAATCTTTTTGGGGAGACCATTCATGAAAACAGCGAGAACTAAGATTGATGTGCATGACGGTACATTGACCATGGAATTTGATGGGGAGACAattcgatttaatatttttgaggctatgag TGAATTTTGTTTGGAGGTTGCGTTGAGAAAGCATCTTGTGTTGACCGATGAAGATTTTTCTCATGAGATCATGGATGTCATAACCACATTCAATAGTGGTTTTGACAAGACTTTTAAGAATGTTGCATTTCTTAATTTACTGATTTCTAGTGAGAAATTGCAGCCATCAATTGTTCAAGCTCCTACACTTGAATTGAAGCCACTTCCATAG